The Arabidopsis thaliana chromosome 5, partial sequence genomic interval ATGTGCATGCTCCAATACGATTGTGTCATATAATAGACATATCACATTTCTTTATACATACATGCATATGTAGAGCATATCACACAATCATCTTATCTTATCAAATTCCTACACTAGCTTTACATTATTTCGAAACTAGACTAGGGACTTGGTAACATTGACAGATATGCTGTCTCTTCGGTTTTTAATTGCAATAATGAAATAATCTTATAAACTACACGCAATGCATAGATAGAGCTTTGTTGCATGCGTGTGTAGAGTAGACAGATGGGAAGGGTCTGCAATGTGGGACACATAAATTGAATACGCCTCACGTGCACACGATTACTACCTTTAAACCCCTTCTTCTACTCTCTAGCTTCAGTCCTTTTCACCATTTTTCACATTCAATTTTAGATCCTACCACTTCCTTTAACAATTACAGTTTCTCTACAACAAAttctttgaagaaataaaCCACTCTCCTTCTTAATAATCTAAGTACCACTTGGAATCTGATTGATAGTAAAAAGGTTATTAgttatacaaaattttaagtgattagtctttttttaatgaaaccTTGAAATGGTGAGATAACAAGAAGGCTGATAATGCTGAATTGTAACAGTTATATTTGACATACAACTACTCATCAAAGAGACAGCTAACATGGCAATATGTTTCAGACAGACACACATCTTTGTCATTCTCATTCATACATCACTTCCTTCAAACTTATCAACAAGAATCacacaaaaactatttttcttcttcttctttcagagCTAGCTACTATAATTATTGTAATCTaactaatttgtattttacaaTGATTACATTGTGTCTATTAAGTCGAGATTACTATCTTCACTCAATTGTAACTCTCCTTTGATCTGGCTTCACCATCTTTTCCCCTGTCATATAGCTAATAAAAACCATTAAAGTATTTTGCATCTCTCACTAGTTATGAACTTGCAACATTTGTTTGCGACCTCAAGCAAGTCAACAAATTTCACAAAGCCTTATCCAACTTAAACTTGAACAAACTTTGGGAAGAGATACACAACTCTTATATTGTCTATGCTTATGGAAGGCAGAGGTTCTGTCTTCAGAATATATCACATTTTCAGTTTCTTCCATTAAATTTGCTACTAGACATTCTAAGCCAATTGGTGAAAGACCATTAACCCTAACCCCAGCCAGTCTTATATATACTACTTACATATATGCTTATCCACATCTCACTAGTGGAGGATTAGACTTGTGCTACCTACTTAGTAATCCAATGTTTAAAGAACCTTCTAACAAATTCCATTTTCATACCATGATTGGTGCAATCAATTAACAAACctgttggagaagaaaaagctgGTGAAAGATCAGTTTCACGGCCAAGTCCAGTTCGTTGTCCTTCTAAGATGACCAGTGCTGGTTTTGGAGAGTTGATCCTACCCTTATGCAATGTCTGTTCTGCAATATCTGACCGGAGATTCCTATAGCCACTGTCATCTTCCTTCATGGTTGTAGTACTCAACTTCGTCGATACTTCCATCGTAATCTGCATTTTCCCTGCTTCAAAAAGCATCTCAGTCCCAATGCAGAATCTACCTAACTACTACACATGCTAATCACAGATAGAAGATGCGTATAGGGTACAAAGCTCTCACCTTTAACCGAAGAACCAAGTTTTGGAGGCGAGGAGATCATCGGTGAGTACATATAACAGTCAGATTTGAGATATTCCTTCACTTTCTCAGacattcttctcttcttgataAGCTTCTCAATCCCCAATGACTCAAACCCTAAATGTCCAAAATTAGCAAAACTCACACCCTTTGATCAACCACTTACCCAAAACCCAATAACAGATGAGCGTAAAGAACACGAGTCATAGCATTACCTTCCATGGAGATATCGTCCACAGTGGATGGTTTGGAATTCGACGGCGGAGGCGTATCTATCTCCGTCGTGAGCGGtggaaaattggaaaacaGAGGAGCAAACAAGTATGTATCAGATTTGAGGTAGGTGACAATGCTTCTGACAAGTCTTCTGcacttcttcctctttagTTTCTTTCGCGCACCCAAAGAACTTCTCTTTGTGCCTTCCATGTTGATTCAGCCTCTTGTGCTTCGACAAAACGATCAGATTAAAGATATTACGATGACgacgacggagaagaagaaagatgagattttGGTAAAAGGGTTTAAACGCCGTCTGGTCACACGCGTCACCATTGTCTCTCACGGTGCTTTGACACAGAGGTGCTGAAGGAAGTGCCACGTGTTCTCTGTCTGACAAACGAAGCTCGAAAGCTGtctgaagaaaacagaggttttgtaattttgttgacCTTTATGGGCCTATAATCTAGCCCATATTGactaaaattgtttattttggtcTGAGATATTTTATTGTCACGTTTTGTTTCATTGGGTTTATATAATTCAAGATATCTCTTgagttattaaaaaatcaagcccattaacaaaaaaactaagaaaccaAGTTGATCATACGAAAATAAATGAGAGCTTTAGGAATATGCTaatagttttcattttataagaaaacgaAAGTTCATGTATATACTTTATATGTAGGTGgataatgtatatatacataaatttgTGTATTAATTGAAAGGGCAAGCAGAAAAGCAAAAGCTAGAAAGCAATTGGACAAGTGAATGTTGGATAGTTATTGTTGGACAAGCAATCCAAACACTTTAGAAAATGGCCCATTCATGTAATATGTGCCCACTTGCCAGTTGCTCACCTTTCAACATATACCCCCTCccaataatatatttttgttggtaacCAAACTATCCTCCCAATTTCTgtatataccaaaaaaaaaaaaaaaacttttgtagaaaaatgtaaatcaaaTTCGCTATGCACGAAATTAAAGAATGCGTCGAAATAtcataaactaaaatacatGATTTTACAATCATAGATTCATAGACTCATAGTTACCATTATCACATTTTAAATGaatttatcatttaaaatttatggaAAGTAACTATTATAAGAGATAAGCACTATAAAATTACCATAGtgcaatatttttttacgTGGTATCAATGTTAagtaattttacttttttaaaaattttgacaacgggaaaaaactgaaaaatgaaatgataacgaaaattacaaacaaaacataacaaagaaaa includes:
- a CDS encoding uncharacterized protein (unknown protein; Has 13 Blast hits to 11 proteins in 5 species: Archae - 0; Bacteria - 0; Metazoa - 0; Fungi - 0; Plants - 13; Viruses - 0; Other Eukaryotes - 0 (source: NCBI BLink).); translation: MEGTKRSSLGARKKLKRKKCRRLVRSIVTYLKSDTYLFAPLFSNFPPLTTEIDTPPPSNSKPSTVDDISMEGFESLGIEKLIKKRRMSEKVKEYLKSDCYMYSPMISSPPKLGSSVKGKMQITMEVSTKLSTTTMKEDDSGYRNLRSDIAEQTLHKGRINSPKPALVILEGQRTGLGRETDLSPAFSSPTAI
- a CDS encoding uncharacterized protein (unknown protein; Has 13 Blast hits to 11 proteins in 5 species: Archae - 0; Bacteria - 0; Metazoa - 0; Fungi - 0; Plants - 13; Viruses - 0; Other Eukaryotes - 0 (source: NCBI BLink).), whose translation is MEGTKRSSLGARKKLKRKKCRRLVRSIVTYLKSDTYLFAPLFSNFPPLTTEIDTPPPSNSKPSTVDDISMEGFESLGIEKLIKKRRMSEKVKEYLKSDCYMYSPMISSPPKLGSSVKGKMQITMEVSTKLSTTTMKEDDSGYRNLRSDIAEQTLHKGRINSPKPALVILEGQRTGLGRETDLSPAFSSPTGLLIDCTNHGMKMEFVRRFFKHWITK